The Nerophis ophidion isolate RoL-2023_Sa linkage group LG21, RoL_Noph_v1.0, whole genome shotgun sequence region tatactgtataaataaaagaaatacttgaatttcagtcttaattaatttacacatttacacacacatagcactcatctactcattgttgagttaagggttgaattgtgcatccttgtttttctaaccatatgcatgtacagtagatggtagtattgtcctttttaagaggcttacaacattgctgtttacggcagacaaactgctttacggtagacgaaaacggactgctgttgttgtgtgttgttttaccgcgctgggcggacgttaatgagactgccttacaataaacccacattagaaactaagaactcgccctcgattactctacagttataacgtcattgggcagacacgtctTTTATATtgtaggaaagcggacgtgaaaacaggctgtcgacacgtcactcaggtccgcatggagctggagggggcgtggcttccagctctgcctgaatttcgggagattttttgggagaaaatttgtcccggaaggttttcgggagaggcgctgaatttcgggagtctcccggaaaatccgggagcgttggcaagtatgacttatagtccgaaaaagacGGTATTTGCTATGTCAAAGAGCACAAGGCATAGGTAGGTAACGCTGCAGTCATGATTGGTTAGTGTCACCGTATGTATGCAGGTGCTGAGAATCCAAGTTAGCATTGCACCATTTTGTGCACACAACCCAAAAAAATCCAGTCCACTCTTCAGTGACATGGTGTGGTCTCCTCAGCACACCAAAGAGTCCGTCTGCTTTCTGCGTTTATCGCAAAGAGCCACATGTTTCACAGGCTTGCATCATCCACTCCCACACATGCTCGCTCCTCTCCTCAGCATCCACGCTGATGAGCTAGCGCCTCCATGGTTACACGTGTGCCTTCCTGAAGTCGTCCCACTCCATGCTTCGCCTGGCCAACATACGTTTGAGTAAGGGGGGGGCGTAACAATCCAGTTCCAGTCAACGCCAAATGCGTTTCCTGGAAACCTTGTAAAGAGGCGGTTCCACGCATGAGAATTGACAAATATTTATGTCAaaattaaatcaaccaaaaaaaccACAGAAGTCTCCTCATCCAATGTGTGTTCTTTATGTTCGTGACTATTTACatcgtagattgtcacatcacaactatgaatgaacacatgtggagttatgtactaaacaaaaaaataactgaaaacatgttttatattccagttccttcaaaatagccaccttttgctgtgattactgctttgcacactcttggcattctctccatgagcttcaaaaggtagtcacctgaaatggttttcacttcacaggtgtcctagtaggcttcacggtggcagaggggttagtgcgtctgcctcacaatacgaagttcctgcagtcctgggttcaaatccaggctcgggatctttctgtgtggagtttgcatgttctccccgtgaacgcgtgggttccctccgggtactccggcttcctcccacttccaaagacatgcacctggggataggttgtttggcaacactaaatggtccctagtgtgtgaatgtgagtgggaatgttgtgtgtctatctgtgttgaccctgcgatgaggtggcgacttgtccagggtgtaccctgccttccgccccattgtagctgagataggcgccagcgccccccgcgaccccaaaaaagggaataagcggtagaaaatggatggatggaaaatctaTTTTGAAtcgtaataaatataaatcgggatttggatgtgaatcccCTTTTTGGAACACCCCTAAATATATtcacattatgataaaagttggaattttactcaacagtcgcaattttacaagaaaaccttaacGTTTAGGtagttttatgaaaatagtcgtcaTATTGCGcgacaaaaatcacaattttgtaagaaaactttaaaatgttggcaatatcatgATAATAATCTGGATTTTACTTGgccaaatgatgacaaaagtcaaaattttactccaaaaatgtcactatttcaagaagggtagaaacacacacacacacgcacgcacgcacgcacgcacacacacacacacacacacacacacactcacaaacacacgtttccgttaccttcttgagaccagcctttctagatatataaagaagtgtattaacaacatgaataatatatacatactatgcacatataaaaaaagctttttgtgaaaaataagttggaatttgACAGGAAAAAGGtcccaatttcacaagaaaaacttagaaatgTGGCAGTATTATATGGTTTTACCCACGCAAGTcctaattttacatgaaaaatgtaaaaaacatgaGATAAAGGTGGGGATGTTCATgacaaactgaacatttgagcaatgttatgataaaagttggaattttactcaacaatcaCAGTTTTTTCAAGAAAAGCTTAACGTTTAGGTAATTTTCTGAaaagagttgtcattttactcaacaaaaatgaaaattttataaatttaaaaaaaaaatgttggtaataTTGTAAtaattgaaattatatttggcaaaattttgacaaaagtcatcattttactccaaaaatttcactattttacaagaacaacccaaaaaaatatcaatattgtgataaaagtcagaattttatatgacaaatatcaccattttgcattaaaaagtaacaattttacatgaAAGCACTCGGGTCATGAGAGGCCCTCATGTTTGTCAGACTTCTCTTCATATCCCGCCTgtcaaaacattaaaaatgtttcaTCGCATTGTCTCTAGTTAAAAAAGGAACGGTACTTTTCgggaaattttgcctatcgttcacaatcttcATAAAAGACATGACAAGGGTTGTATattctcttccatccatccatccatcatcttccgcttatccgaggtcgggtcgcgggggcagcagcctaaacagggaagcccggacttccctcttaAGTTCTCTTAAGTTTTCTAACTCATAAAATAAACGTAAGTAAAAGAGCAAATGGAAGATCCTCTATTACggccataaaatccaataaaacaACATCCAACAAGCGCCGACAATACTTAATTCACATTTGGTGGCTTGAATATGAACCAAAAATTTTGTTATTCTATACGGTAACGCAGACAGACTAtctatagcggcgccgtgatcaccaGCTTGTTGACTGATCAGCTGCTTTCTTGCTCGTCAAACGTGATTCTAAATCCTAAATCATGCCTCTAACCTGGATAGTGCAATGATGAGAACGTATTCCGACAAGCGGgtgcactttgacagccaatttagaaccAGGATTAGCAAGAAAAGACACGGAAAGTTGCTTAATTCCACCTCCCTTTTCTTGGCGAGGATCTAAAAGGCACTGTAAAACCATTCTATCAGTCGAGATCCTAATAACAGCAGACATAGTACAGTAAGTGactgtttattatgtttgttggctcacattgtctgcagtgagtaataatcagtgatgtagttaaataaataaaaaagtgaatgAAGGCGCCGCGTATGATTTAATGAACaaaacacataaatattaaatgttactacattacatatatacttacatcatgaagATAAAACATTAATGGATGTTCTTTTTAAAGGCTTTGTAGGTAAAATAGTAAATGTGTTATACTTTTATCGTGCTTTTccaccttcaaagtactcaaagcgctttgacactatttccacattcacccattcacacacacattcacacactgatggccatgcaaggccctaaccagcacccatcaggagcaagggtgaagtgtcttgctcaaagacacgacggacgtgacgaggttggtagtaggtggggattgaaccaggaaccttcaggttttttttttacaggcatgacggcgcAACGTCACATCATAACATTGcttgttttacgagcagaggagcattttcggcagtgcacacacacagagtacatacaagcagacacatcgtgtagacagaaaagggagaatggacgcattttggtgtaaaaagtaatgataaaggtgaagttataacactgaaacaccatcaggaagagctgctttaaactatggctagctagctagcgcttaacatccatccgcagtgttttagctacttataaatcactaatcctggcctccatggcgacaaagtaagtttcttcttcactacacactgtaggaggatacaatagctcagttTAAACAAATGCCAATTGAAGGACCTACACCtgtcatccactgtaatgataccaagtacaggagcgtatcttgtTGATACTGCTATTATTACATGGATATTTTCTTGCATCACAAAATtgtgaattaaaatgtatgtttataaagtcagtaaatacgtccctggacacatgaggactttgaatatgaccaatgtatgatcctgtaactactaggtatcggatcgatacctaaatgtgtggtatcgtccaaaactaatgtaaagtatcaaagaagagaagaataagctattattatatttaaacagaagtgtagatggaacatgttgaaacagaaaacagggcgacacctaccctttacatcagtatttcttaaccacattattattggtttatctggtattatattttattgtacgatTCTGTAACTAATTTGTATCgaatccatacctaaatgtgtggtatcatccaaaactaatgtcaagtatcaaaaaagagaagaataagtgattattacattttaacagaagtgtagatagaacacgttaaaacagataataagcagatattaacagtaaatgaacaagtagattaataaaacatttttacagtttgtccctcataatgtgtacaaaataataggtgtataaatgacacaatatgttactgcatacatcagcagactaattaggagtctttgtttgtttacttactactaaaagacaaatttgttgggatgtcgcatggctgcagttgtgtgacctcaagtatgcaaaaatccaggagagcagaaagcaggtaagatgattttaatttcatcaaagtaaaagatataaacagaaagcagtcttgcatggagatgttcccaacataggttttaacttcgagcactgaggagtgctcgagtgaaacataaatagacctgttgattgaccgcagctgaggaccgctgccaatcaacggcgagtgtgacaaaaacagtgctcagcggagtaaacaggaagtatgacaaaataagagcactgaacaggaaacaaagtacaaaacacgaaaaactatcagaaagtaagtgacagatcgttacaggacctccccctcaaggaacagataccagatgttccctggaaaagaaaaatggaaaaaaatgtccacaaagtaagggaggatggaaggaggatttggtggaaggtcgccaaaccttgtgtccccgcagccagcgagggaaagtcaggtggcgacggcgcgtagagcgccgctggaactggcggggcgggcggccacggaacagccacatcattggccgaaaaagagacgagtgcatcccgcgaggaggacgcccagggcacggccacatccgcggctgacgtggaggcgggcgcgctgaagcaggcccggagacagcagacaaagcggcgggggctgcagccaaaacagatacctctgcaggaggcggctgaggagccgatgttggtgccggcgtggaagcggcagacgtcatcggcggcgtggaagcggcagacgtcatcggcggcgtggaagcggcagacgtcatcggcggcgtggaagcggcagacgtcatcggcggcgtggaagcggcagacgtcatcggcggcgtggaagcggcagacgtcatcggcggcgtgaaagcggcagacgtcatcggcggcgtgaaagcggcagacgtcatcggcggcgtgaaagcggcagacgtcatcggcggcgtgaaagcggcagacgtcatcggcggcgtgaaagcggcagacgtcatcggcggcgtggaagcggcagacgtcatcggcggcgtggaagcggcagacgtcatcggcggcgtggaagcggcagacgtcatcggcggcgtgaaagcggcagacgtcatcggcggcgtgaaagcggcagacgtcatcggcggcgtgaaagcggcagacgtcatcggcggcgtgaaagcggcagacgtcatcggcggcgtgaaagcggcagacgtcatcggcggcgtgaaagcggcagacgtcatcggcggcgtgaaagcggcagacgtcatcggcggcgtgaaagcggcagacgtcatcggcggcgttgaagcggcaggcgtcatcggaggcgtgattgttgcagatgtcatcggcggcgtgaaagcggcagatgacgccgggcgaggagcagcaaatgctggccgaggaatagcggatgccggcggtgacgaagcccggcgtggtgctgctcttggcggcgttggggctcggcgtggagccggcgttggggctcggcgtggagccggcgttggggctcggcgtggagccggcgttggggctcggcgtggagccggcgttggggctcggcgtggagccggcgttggggctaggcgaaagcccgccagggacgtagatgtctccgtggaaggagacgctggcggggatgacagcggtgtgtgcctggctgcaccgcagtgtatagtgggcccccctccactaggtggctgccagacaccgttcacacatgcgggaaaacgtgcctgctcgtcggagtcccccggtgcgaaaaccagggacgggcgggaggggaccaggaggagggacgaagacacgtcccgtgccaagtcccagcaggaggacaaaagcgacctcactgtgggctccactggagctctcggcgaaccaaaaaagagagcgggagctggcaaaaagagcagccggggagcagccgctggaagctgcgtaggagcagggagaagcagctcagcagacgacgggaaggatggcggcggcggacgtgccggtcggagagccgcagtcggcgacggagccgcaggagccgcgagacgtgaa contains the following coding sequences:
- the LOC133539485 gene encoding sterile alpha motif domain-containing protein 1-like; translated protein: MTSAASTPPMTSAASTPPMTSAASTPPMTSAASTPPMTSAASTPAPTSAPQPPPAEVSVLAAAPAALSAVSGPASARPPPRQPRMWPCPGRPPRGMHSSLFRPMMWLFRGRPPRQFQRRSTRRRHLTFPRWLRGHKGTSGICSLRGRSCNDLSLTF